The Leptolyngbyaceae cyanobacterium DNA segment CCCCGTACCGATAAGCGGTTAGTCTACCATCAAAAGCTAACCGCTTACTTTTTGCAAACTGATGGAAAATTCAACTCAATTCTAGAGTATTTTAAATATTAAACCCGCATGGTATTATTAAGAACCGAAAAAATCAAATCATGATTACAATCGTGCTTGTCGATGACAGTCCTACCGTCAGGACAATGGTTTCAGAGTTACTCAAAAGCAAGGGCATCAAAGTTGTTGAGGCGGCTGATGGCATCGAAGCAATGGAAAAAATACAGACTAGCTCTCCTGATTTAGTAATTACTGATATAGTCATGCCCAGAATGAACGGCTACGAACTTTGCCGTTGGGTAAAAACTCACTTTAAAGACCGAGATATACCTGTAATTATGTGTACCAGTAAGAGCGAACAATTCGACCATTATTGGGGTTTGAAACAAGGTGCAGATGCCTATATAACAAAACCTTTTCAACCAGCCGATATGCTGCAAGCCATCAAAAAATTGATCAGAAGGTAGTCGATCTACTAATAATCAAAATAAGTATTGTTGATTTGTTGTTAATCATAGTATTAATCAATAATCTAT contains these protein-coding regions:
- a CDS encoding response regulator, which encodes MITIVLVDDSPTVRTMVSELLKSKGIKVVEAADGIEAMEKIQTSSPDLVITDIVMPRMNGYELCRWVKTHFKDRDIPVIMCTSKSEQFDHYWGLKQGADAYITKPFQPADMLQAIKKLIRR